In the Flavisolibacter tropicus genome, one interval contains:
- a CDS encoding four helix bundle protein codes for MFLQLNHQQFDIYKVSRVFVKECYKATSSFPPEEKFTLTQQIRRAAFSVFLNIAEGFSRKSSIERKRFFEISRGSLNEIDAALDVAADLGYCQKERLSELGTYALRTYQMLSKLISS; via the coding sequence ATGTTCCTACAGCTTAATCATCAACAATTTGATATCTACAAAGTATCCAGAGTTTTTGTTAAGGAATGCTATAAAGCTACCTCAAGTTTCCCACCGGAGGAAAAGTTTACTCTTACTCAACAAATAAGGAGAGCTGCATTCTCCGTGTTCTTGAATATTGCTGAAGGTTTTTCGAGAAAGTCTTCAATAGAGCGCAAACGCTTTTTTGAGATATCCAGAGGCTCACTCAACGAAATTGATGCAGCGCTAGATGTAGCAGCCGACTTAGGCTATTGCCAAAAAGAAAGACTATCTGAACTAGGAACATATGCCCTCCGTACCTACCAGATGCTTTCCAAACTAATTAGTAGCTAA
- the lpxA gene encoding acyl-ACP--UDP-N-acetylglucosamine O-acyltransferase, with amino-acid sequence MISPLASIHPNAQLGNNVTVEPFAVIHDNVVIGDGSHIMSHAVIMPFSRIGKECRIYPGAVIGAIPQDLKFIGEETSVEIGDYTTIRECVTVNRGTKDKWKTSVGSHCLLMAYVHIAHDCIVGNNVILANGVQLAGHVEVGDYAIIGGLAAANQFTRIGAHTYIGGQSAIRKDVPPFVKAAREPLSYAGINIVGLQRRNFKQEQIDIISRIYHLLFIGNHSTSTGIQRIVDELPDTELKSEILYFIQSSKIGVIKRFSKDGNED; translated from the coding sequence ACCGCTGGCATCCATCCACCCTAATGCACAATTGGGCAACAACGTAACGGTAGAGCCTTTTGCCGTTATACATGACAACGTAGTTATAGGAGATGGATCACATATAATGTCCCATGCGGTAATAATGCCTTTTAGCCGCATAGGGAAAGAATGCCGCATATATCCAGGCGCTGTAATAGGTGCTATTCCTCAAGATCTGAAGTTCATTGGTGAAGAAACCAGCGTTGAGATTGGCGACTATACAACAATCCGCGAATGTGTAACTGTAAATCGCGGTACTAAAGATAAATGGAAAACCTCTGTAGGTAGCCATTGTTTATTAATGGCTTATGTTCATATTGCTCATGATTGTATTGTTGGAAACAATGTTATTCTGGCCAATGGTGTTCAATTGGCTGGCCACGTTGAAGTGGGCGACTATGCTATTATTGGCGGATTAGCCGCTGCCAATCAGTTTACCCGTATTGGTGCACATACGTACATTGGCGGCCAGAGCGCTATCCGCAAGGATGTGCCACCATTTGTTAAAGCAGCCCGCGAGCCATTATCTTATGCAGGTATTAACATTGTAGGCCTGCAACGCCGCAATTTTAAACAAGAACAAATAGACATCATTTCCCGTATCTACCATTTGTTGTTTATAGGTAATCACAGTACATCAACCGGCATTCAGCGTATTGTTGATGAGCTACCTGATACTGAGTTAAAAAGTGAAATTCTATATTTTATTCAGAGCTCCAAGATTGGCGTAATCAAGCGCTTTTCCAAAGATGGCAATGAAGATTAA
- a CDS encoding ABC transporter ATP-binding protein, translated as MKIKLSNAGKRFNREWIFRKVNLEFSAPIAYAITGPNGSGKSTLLQSIGGMLQFSEGGIGYSNNSTTIASEQAFNSISFCAPYLDVVEEMTLVEFLHFHKAFKPLLNGLSVNDVIEAIHLQHAAHKQIRNYSSGMKQRVKLGQAIFSNTPIVLLDEPCSNLDIAGIELYHSLIERYCQERLVMVCSNDEVEYRFCQERISILDFK; from the coding sequence ATGAAGATTAAGCTCTCCAATGCCGGTAAACGTTTTAACAGGGAGTGGATATTCCGCAAGGTAAACCTGGAATTCTCTGCTCCTATTGCCTATGCCATTACCGGCCCTAATGGATCTGGAAAATCCACTTTACTTCAAAGTATTGGTGGCATGTTGCAATTTTCAGAAGGTGGCATTGGTTACTCCAACAACTCAACAACCATTGCTTCAGAACAGGCTTTCAACTCAATTTCATTTTGTGCGCCTTACCTTGATGTGGTAGAAGAAATGACGTTAGTGGAGTTCCTGCATTTTCATAAAGCATTTAAGCCGTTGCTCAATGGATTAAGTGTGAATGATGTTATAGAAGCTATACATCTTCAACACGCTGCACATAAACAGATCCGTAATTATTCGTCTGGCATGAAGCAGCGTGTTAAGCTAGGGCAGGCCATCTTTTCCAACACGCCTATAGTTCTATTGGATGAACCCTGCAGCAACTTAGATATAGCGGGTATTGAGTTATATCACTCCTTAATTGAACGCTATTGCCAAGAGCGTTTGGTTATGGTTTGCTCCAACGATGAAGTAGAATACCGTTTTTGCCAAGAGCGAATCAGCATTTTGGATTTTAAATAA
- a CDS encoding RecQ family ATP-dependent DNA helicase, translating to MSAIHDILKQYWGYNVFRPLQEEIITSVLEQKDALALLPTGGGKSICYQVPAMAQEGICLVISPLIALMKDQVENLRKRGIMALAIYSGMSRRQIAQTLKNAAYGEYKLLYVSPERIETDLFKEYLPALGVNLIAVDEAHCISQWGYDFRPSYLKILELREELPDVPMLALTASATPAVQKDIVEKLQLRDVQLFRQSYERKNLSYTVRQADAKVANLTTIISKVPGTAIVYCKSRRRTLEIAQLLQMHGFSSHYYHAGLSAEERDQKQQDWINNQVQVMVCTNAFGMGIDKPDVRLVIHADMPDCLENYYQEAGRAGRDGKKSYAVLLYTPADIENLRELHQTRFPSFERIRHVYQSLVNFLHIPAYTGEDISYNFNFTDFVRNFQLNNQEALYALKALESDGWLVFNEKSFSPSTIVFTTNKQQLYQFQRSYPQYEPLLTTLLRTYEGIFDYPVFVTEKNIAYLTKKTEAEIKQILLAVTALRVIRYTPQNDAPQIIFKKHRVRVEDLYLDLSQYEKRKAVFIERVEKIITYTNISSCRSQYLNNYFGDDKTKACGICDNCLKTKALPLSKEEFATIHHEIKAALQSGPLLPEQLIQQLGLKKEKAWQVLEFLQAEHKISINKNGQLFIEN from the coding sequence ATGAGCGCCATCCACGACATACTAAAGCAATATTGGGGCTATAACGTTTTCCGGCCTTTACAGGAAGAAATCATTACATCAGTACTTGAGCAGAAAGATGCTCTTGCACTCCTACCAACTGGGGGGGGCAAGTCCATCTGTTACCAAGTACCAGCTATGGCCCAAGAAGGCATTTGCCTAGTTATATCGCCGCTTATTGCGCTGATGAAAGATCAGGTAGAGAACCTGCGCAAACGAGGGATCATGGCCTTAGCCATCTATTCTGGCATGTCACGCCGCCAGATTGCTCAAACACTTAAGAATGCTGCTTATGGAGAATACAAACTCCTATATGTATCACCTGAACGAATAGAAACCGACCTATTTAAAGAATACTTGCCGGCACTGGGTGTTAACCTAATTGCGGTTGATGAAGCCCACTGTATTTCACAGTGGGGCTACGACTTTCGCCCCTCCTACTTGAAGATATTAGAGTTGAGGGAAGAGTTGCCCGATGTGCCTATGCTGGCCTTAACGGCATCTGCAACACCTGCTGTGCAAAAAGATATCGTAGAGAAGCTACAGCTTAGGGATGTACAGTTGTTTCGTCAATCTTATGAGCGAAAGAACTTATCCTATACGGTTAGGCAAGCCGACGCCAAGGTGGCTAATTTAACAACCATTATCAGCAAGGTGCCGGGCACAGCTATAGTCTATTGCAAGAGCCGCCGCCGTACACTGGAAATTGCTCAACTATTGCAAATGCATGGCTTTTCAAGTCATTATTATCATGCGGGACTTTCTGCAGAGGAGCGTGATCAAAAACAACAGGACTGGATCAATAACCAGGTGCAGGTGATGGTGTGCACTAATGCCTTTGGAATGGGCATCGATAAGCCGGATGTACGCTTGGTGATTCATGCCGATATGCCTGACTGCCTAGAGAATTATTATCAAGAGGCAGGACGTGCAGGACGTGATGGCAAAAAGTCATATGCGGTATTACTTTATACGCCTGCAGATATTGAAAACCTTAGAGAACTACACCAAACACGTTTTCCCAGTTTTGAACGCATACGCCATGTGTACCAGTCGCTTGTAAATTTCCTACACATACCCGCGTATACCGGAGAGGATATAAGTTATAACTTTAATTTCACCGACTTCGTTCGCAACTTTCAGTTAAACAACCAGGAAGCCTTGTATGCACTGAAAGCTTTGGAAAGTGATGGCTGGCTAGTATTCAATGAAAAGAGCTTTTCACCCTCCACAATTGTTTTTACAACAAACAAACAGCAGTTGTATCAGTTTCAACGCAGCTATCCACAATACGAGCCGTTGCTTACAACATTACTCCGGACATACGAAGGCATATTTGATTACCCGGTTTTTGTAACTGAGAAAAACATTGCCTACCTCACAAAAAAAACTGAAGCAGAAATAAAGCAAATACTCCTGGCAGTTACTGCCCTTCGTGTAATCCGATATACCCCACAAAATGATGCACCTCAAATCATCTTTAAAAAACACCGGGTGCGCGTAGAAGACCTCTACCTTGACCTTTCCCAGTATGAAAAGCGCAAGGCTGTTTTTATAGAACGAGTTGAAAAGATTATCACCTATACAAACATCAGCAGTTGCCGTAGTCAATACTTAAACAACTATTTTGGTGATGATAAAACGAAGGCTTGTGGGATTTGCGACAATTGTTTAAAAACAAAAGCATTACCATTAAGTAAAGAAGAGTTTGCAACTATTCACCACGAGATAAAAGCTGCATTACAGAGTGGGCCACTATTACCAGAGCAGCTCATTCAACAACTAGGGCTGAAAAAAGAAAAAGCCTGGCAGGTGTTAGAGTTCCTCCAGGCTGAACATAAAATAAGTATAAACAAAAACGGACAGCTATTTATTGAAAACTAG
- the tsaE gene encoding tRNA (adenosine(37)-N6)-threonylcarbamoyltransferase complex ATPase subunit type 1 TsaE, translating to MEMQLSIDQLHEFAAAFWQHVNEAKVFLFHGQMGAGKTTTITALCQYKGVKQAISSPTFSIINEYNFQEGGQSHKIYHIDLYRLKDLEEMVAAGVEDCIYSGEICFVEWPHKAPELFDENVIHVVISPIDEQTRSIKILTDKAFNAHSMAEQL from the coding sequence ATGGAGATGCAATTGTCAATTGACCAGTTACATGAATTTGCTGCTGCCTTTTGGCAGCATGTAAACGAGGCAAAGGTGTTTTTATTTCATGGGCAGATGGGGGCTGGTAAAACAACTACCATTACCGCCCTGTGTCAGTATAAAGGTGTAAAACAGGCTATTAGTAGCCCCACATTTTCTATAATAAATGAATACAATTTTCAAGAAGGAGGCCAGAGCCATAAAATATATCACATAGATCTTTACCGCTTGAAAGACCTAGAAGAAATGGTGGCTGCTGGTGTAGAAGATTGTATATATAGTGGAGAGATCTGCTTTGTGGAATGGCCACATAAGGCACCTGAATTATTCGATGAAAACGTTATTCATGTGGTTATAAGTCCTATAGACGAACAAACCCGTTCTATAAAAATCCTGACAGATAAGGCGTTCAATGCCCATAGTATGGCAGAACAGTTGTAA
- a CDS encoding heavy metal translocating P-type ATPase has translation MEKVQWKVEGMTCANCALSINKYLEKQGAKEIKVNAIDGDVSFEINDNTPQQNIAKGVEDLGYKVIGEKIIQGKKSEPFLKTNLQRFLFCFPFTAVLMLHMIPSLKLHWLMNPWIQLTLCLPVFIVGMHHFGRSAVKSLRRGIPNMNVLISIGAASAFIYSLIGAVMNWGNEYLFFETAATIITLVFMGEHLEDSTVKSTQRALKGLIKSQKVMANMIAFDDQHQELIFPVENTQLRVGDLVLIKTGEQVPADCKILWGDVMVNEALITGESVPVSKGKKAILIGGSIIEQGTAKAQVTAVGADTVLSNIVNLVKKAQGEKPPVQQMADRISAIFVPTILIIATLTLIINWIVLGDFTPAMMRSIAVMVIACPCAMGLATPAAIAVGLGRAARNGVLFRHAKSLELFKNIQQAVFDKTGTLTTGQFQIADFRFQNIDESTFKSIVYSLEKYSNHPLAKSIANEWKDTGEIRWKNIEEIKGQGMQATDADGNQYLAGSYVLATDLTKEDNHNIYIVRNNELIGWIDLQDEIRPEAKQVIDHLKSKHIKTVMLSGDRYAKSHQIADQLGIDVVIAEQTPEQKLETVAQLTAAAPTVMIGDGINDAPALAKATIGISMSDASQMAMQSAGVVLMNHGLNKLPLALGLGRHTYLTIKQNLFWAFAYNIVAIPIAALGLLGEYGPTYGALIMGLSDVVLAINSVRLFVKKVD, from the coding sequence ATGGAAAAAGTTCAATGGAAAGTAGAAGGAATGACCTGTGCCAATTGCGCACTCTCTATCAATAAATACCTGGAGAAGCAAGGTGCTAAAGAAATTAAAGTTAATGCAATTGATGGTGATGTTTCTTTTGAAATAAATGATAATACACCCCAACAGAACATAGCAAAAGGGGTAGAAGATCTTGGATATAAGGTAATTGGAGAAAAAATCATTCAAGGGAAAAAGAGTGAACCTTTCTTGAAAACAAACCTGCAACGTTTCCTATTCTGTTTTCCATTTACTGCAGTACTGATGCTTCATATGATTCCTAGCCTGAAGCTTCACTGGCTCATGAATCCATGGATTCAATTGACACTATGCCTGCCGGTATTTATTGTGGGCATGCACCACTTTGGTCGCTCGGCTGTTAAAAGCCTGCGTAGAGGCATTCCCAACATGAATGTGCTCATTTCTATAGGTGCTGCATCCGCTTTTATATATAGCCTGATTGGCGCTGTCATGAACTGGGGAAATGAATATTTGTTTTTTGAAACAGCAGCCACCATCATTACACTGGTTTTCATGGGTGAGCACCTGGAAGACAGCACAGTCAAATCAACACAGCGAGCACTAAAAGGACTGATCAAGTCACAAAAGGTGATGGCCAACATGATTGCCTTTGATGATCAACACCAGGAGCTGATCTTCCCAGTAGAAAACACGCAATTGCGAGTGGGGGATCTGGTACTAATCAAAACCGGTGAACAAGTACCGGCTGATTGTAAGATCCTTTGGGGCGATGTAATGGTCAATGAAGCGCTGATAACCGGCGAAAGTGTTCCGGTTAGTAAAGGAAAGAAAGCCATTTTAATTGGCGGGAGCATTATAGAACAAGGAACCGCCAAAGCGCAAGTAACTGCTGTAGGCGCTGATACCGTTTTATCTAATATTGTAAATCTCGTCAAAAAAGCTCAGGGAGAAAAACCACCGGTGCAGCAAATGGCTGATAGAATTAGTGCCATTTTTGTACCAACAATACTTATAATAGCCACCCTTACCTTAATCATCAACTGGATTGTCTTGGGCGACTTCACTCCTGCTATGATGCGTAGCATTGCCGTAATGGTCATTGCCTGTCCCTGCGCTATGGGATTAGCTACTCCTGCTGCTATTGCCGTTGGCTTGGGTCGTGCGGCACGTAATGGTGTTTTGTTTCGCCACGCCAAAAGCTTAGAGCTTTTTAAGAATATCCAACAAGCCGTTTTTGATAAAACAGGAACGTTAACAACAGGGCAATTCCAGATTGCAGATTTTAGATTTCAAAATATTGATGAATCTACATTTAAGTCGATCGTATACTCTTTGGAAAAATATTCAAACCACCCGTTAGCCAAGAGTATTGCTAATGAATGGAAGGATACTGGCGAAATACGCTGGAAAAATATTGAAGAAATAAAAGGCCAAGGCATGCAGGCTACTGATGCTGATGGCAACCAATATCTAGCCGGCTCATATGTGCTAGCCACTGATCTTACGAAAGAGGACAATCACAATATCTATATTGTACGCAACAACGAACTTATTGGCTGGATTGACCTTCAGGATGAAATTCGCCCGGAAGCCAAACAGGTTATTGATCACCTGAAGTCAAAACATATTAAAACGGTAATGCTTAGTGGTGACCGGTACGCAAAAAGCCATCAGATTGCAGACCAACTAGGCATTGATGTAGTTATTGCAGAACAAACGCCTGAACAGAAATTAGAAACCGTAGCACAGCTAACCGCCGCAGCACCGACAGTAATGATTGGAGATGGTATTAACGATGCCCCAGCACTGGCAAAAGCAACCATTGGTATATCCATGAGCGATGCCTCACAAATGGCGATGCAAAGTGCGGGCGTAGTACTAATGAACCATGGCTTAAACAAACTACCATTGGCGCTTGGCCTTGGCCGCCATACCTATTTAACTATCAAGCAAAACCTCTTCTGGGCCTTTGCGTATAACATTGTGGCAATACCTATTGCAGCCTTAGGTTTACTAGGAGAATATGGGCCAACCTACGGTGCTTTAATTATGGGTCTGAGCGATGTAGTGTTAGCAATTAATTCCGTAAGGCTGTTTGTGAAGAAAGTGGATTAA
- a CDS encoding acyltransferase family protein, whose amino-acid sequence MKSSFFEKFRRVTASTAYLPEIDGLRFLAVFWVAIIMHTMHYLDEKFYNNQLIHGVWRLVVLEGVNGMHLFFVISGFILSLPFARMYLNNKEKVSLKRYYLRRLTRLEPPYLIALFLFFIGHVFIIKKFAVGQLIPSFFASIFYSHGLIYDRQPLIMPVAWSLEIEVQFYILAPLFCLLFKIPSRLLRRAALVILAITSVLCSSFTTNLLLFLHYFIIGLLLADLYVSKDAKVENSKFSFVMGVLALVALISIPSYYWHSLQYAKVLLLFIVCYQVLFNSQMKTMFSGKGITLIGGMCYSIYLLHFGIISCFGAIMLSRNTSFDYNYAPLYLIAITLLILLLSAGYFYYIEKPFMKFRLKRLEQKTKKETFI is encoded by the coding sequence ATGAAGTCCTCTTTTTTTGAGAAGTTTCGTCGGGTAACAGCCTCCACTGCATATCTGCCTGAAATAGATGGCTTGCGTTTTCTGGCAGTTTTCTGGGTGGCCATCATCATGCATACCATGCATTATTTGGATGAGAAGTTCTACAATAATCAACTCATTCATGGTGTTTGGCGACTGGTTGTGTTAGAAGGCGTAAATGGGATGCACCTGTTTTTTGTAATCAGTGGATTCATTTTAAGCTTGCCATTTGCCAGGATGTATCTCAATAACAAAGAAAAGGTGAGTTTGAAACGCTATTATTTACGTAGACTTACCCGTTTGGAACCACCTTATCTTATTGCGCTTTTCCTCTTTTTCATTGGGCATGTATTTATTATAAAGAAGTTTGCTGTTGGGCAACTCATACCAAGCTTCTTTGCTTCCATATTTTACTCACATGGTTTAATCTATGATCGGCAACCATTGATAATGCCCGTGGCTTGGTCACTTGAAATAGAAGTACAGTTTTATATTTTAGCCCCGCTTTTTTGTCTGCTATTTAAAATTCCATCAAGGTTATTGCGTAGGGCCGCATTAGTGATACTAGCTATCACTAGTGTGCTTTGCAGCTCCTTTACCACTAATCTGCTTCTATTCCTACATTATTTCATTATAGGCTTATTATTAGCAGACTTATATGTAAGTAAAGATGCAAAGGTGGAGAACTCAAAATTTAGCTTCGTAATGGGCGTTTTAGCCCTAGTGGCTTTAATAAGCATTCCTTCATATTATTGGCATTCACTGCAATATGCTAAGGTGTTGCTATTGTTTATAGTTTGTTATCAGGTATTGTTCAATTCACAAATGAAGACAATGTTCTCGGGGAAAGGAATTACATTAATTGGCGGTATGTGTTACTCTATTTACTTACTGCACTTCGGTATTATTTCCTGCTTCGGTGCAATCATGCTTTCGAGAAACACAAGCTTTGATTATAACTACGCACCGCTATATCTTATTGCTATTACCCTTCTAATATTATTATTGTCTGCCGGGTACTTCTATTATATAGAAAAGCCATTTATGAAGTTCCGGCTAAAGAGGTTAGAGCAGAAGACTAAAAAAGAAACCTTTATTTAA
- a CDS encoding alanine dehydrogenase: MSQLKPVIATSFNYETLEETLDIKPKGARLHIGIPKEVAFQENRIALTPDAVSVLISNGHDVVIEHNAGEAAHYSDKDYSEAGAKIVYSREDVFKAPILVKSAPIVEEDLPFLQLNQMVISPIHLSVLKAELLQRMMEKRITAISFENLKDDSGTYPIVRSMSEIAGSAAISIAAQYLSSANHGKGVLLGGISGIAPTKVIIIGAGIVGEYAARAALALGASVKVFDNSVYRLKRLQNNIGQRLWTSVIEPRMLAKQLKTCEVAVGALGSETGRTPIVVTEEMVSGMRTGSVIIDVSIDRGGCFETSEITSHEQPIYLKYGVIHYCVPNIPSGFARTASQAISNVLMPLLLEAGEDGGFEQMVWHQIHLRSGIYMFKGALTNFYLSERFGLKYTDLNLLIASQR, from the coding sequence ATGTCTCAACTAAAACCGGTTATAGCAACTTCATTTAATTACGAAACACTCGAGGAAACCCTGGATATAAAACCTAAAGGTGCCCGTTTACATATAGGCATCCCAAAGGAAGTGGCTTTCCAGGAGAATCGAATAGCCCTTACTCCCGATGCTGTTAGTGTATTGATCAGTAACGGGCATGATGTAGTTATTGAACATAATGCTGGGGAGGCTGCTCATTATAGCGATAAAGATTATAGTGAAGCAGGCGCTAAAATCGTTTACAGCAGGGAAGATGTGTTTAAAGCCCCTATTTTGGTAAAGAGTGCGCCAATTGTTGAAGAAGACCTGCCGTTCTTGCAACTAAATCAAATGGTTATTTCCCCCATTCACCTGAGTGTGTTAAAGGCGGAATTGTTGCAAAGAATGATGGAGAAGCGTATTACGGCTATCTCATTTGAAAATCTGAAAGACGATAGCGGTACTTATCCGATTGTACGCAGCATGAGTGAAATAGCTGGTAGTGCTGCTATATCAATTGCTGCTCAATATTTGAGTTCTGCCAATCATGGTAAAGGCGTTTTATTAGGAGGGATTTCTGGTATAGCACCTACTAAGGTCATAATTATTGGGGCAGGTATTGTGGGTGAGTATGCAGCCCGTGCTGCACTGGCCTTAGGGGCTTCTGTAAAAGTATTTGATAACAGTGTGTACCGTTTAAAGCGGTTGCAGAATAATATTGGCCAACGGTTGTGGACATCGGTTATTGAACCACGCATGCTGGCTAAGCAACTAAAAACCTGTGAAGTGGCTGTTGGTGCGTTAGGTTCAGAAACAGGACGTACCCCCATTGTCGTTACAGAAGAAATGGTAAGCGGTATGCGTACCGGGTCAGTTATTATTGATGTAAGTATTGATAGGGGTGGCTGTTTTGAAACATCCGAAATTACTTCACATGAGCAACCGATCTATTTAAAATATGGTGTAATACACTATTGCGTACCCAATATTCCTTCTGGTTTTGCTCGTACAGCATCGCAAGCTATTAGCAATGTGCTGATGCCTTTATTGCTGGAGGCAGGTGAGGATGGGGGCTTTGAACAGATGGTATGGCACCAGATTCACTTACGTAGTGGTATCTATATGTTCAAAGGGGCCTTAACCAATTTTTATTTAAGCGAAAGATTTGGTTTGAAGTATACCGATCTGAATCTGCTGATTGCCAGCCAACGCTAG